In the Chroococcidiopsis sp. SAG 2025 genome, one interval contains:
- a CDS encoding GNAT family N-acetyltransferase, translating into MKQPLRIDTTEKPHPEDIEFILQQLLAFNRDRAGEGNFQQLAIFLRNEGARLAGGLIGSTYWQWLYIDILWIDETWRGQGYGHALLEAAEQEAVRRGCKYAYLDTFSFQAPEFYQQQGYVIFGELPNFPPGYSRFFLKKEIHL; encoded by the coding sequence GTGAAACAACCGCTTAGGATTGACACCACTGAGAAGCCGCATCCTGAAGACATAGAATTTATTTTGCAACAACTGCTGGCATTTAATCGCGATCGCGCTGGTGAAGGGAATTTCCAGCAGTTAGCTATCTTTTTACGAAATGAAGGCGCTCGTCTGGCTGGCGGGTTGATTGGTTCGACTTATTGGCAGTGGTTGTATATCGATATTTTATGGATAGATGAAACTTGGCGCGGACAAGGTTACGGTCATGCTTTACTGGAGGCTGCGGAGCAAGAAGCTGTCAGACGCGGCTGTAAATATGCTTATTTAGATACATTTAGTTTCCAAGCACCAGAATTTTACCAGCAACAGGGATACGTCATTTTTGGTGAATTGCCAAATTTCCCGCCAGGTTACAGCAGATTCTTTCTCAAAAAAGA